Proteins encoded by one window of Serratia nevei:
- the uhpA gene encoding transcriptional regulator UhpA, translating into MTLRVAFIDDHDIVRSGFVQLLSLEADIQVVGEFSSAAQARAGLPGLEAEICICDISMPDGSGLDLLADIPSGIRVVMLSMHDNPALVEMALDRGASGFLSKRCKPEDLITAVRTVAGGGVYLMPEIAQQLARVRVDPLTRREREIALLLAQGQEVREIAAALGLSPKTVHVHRANLFAKLGINNNVELARRMLNL; encoded by the coding sequence ATGACCCTGCGCGTGGCGTTTATCGACGATCATGACATTGTGCGCTCGGGCTTTGTGCAGCTGCTGTCGCTGGAGGCCGATATTCAGGTGGTGGGCGAGTTCAGCAGCGCGGCGCAGGCGCGCGCCGGCCTACCGGGGCTGGAGGCGGAAATCTGCATCTGCGACATTTCGATGCCGGACGGCAGCGGGCTGGATCTGCTGGCGGACATTCCCTCCGGCATCCGCGTGGTGATGCTGTCGATGCACGACAACCCGGCGCTGGTGGAAATGGCGCTGGATCGCGGCGCCAGCGGCTTCCTCTCCAAGCGCTGCAAGCCGGAAGATCTGATCACCGCGGTGCGCACCGTCGCTGGCGGCGGCGTCTACCTGATGCCGGAAATCGCCCAGCAGCTGGCGCGGGTGAGGGTCGATCCGTTGACCCGCCGCGAGCGCGAGATCGCGCTATTGCTGGCGCAGGGCCAGGAGGTGCGCGAGATTGCCGCCGCCTTGGGGCTGTCGCCGAAGACGGTGCATGTGCATCGCGCCAATCTGTTCGCCAAGCTGGGTATCAACAATAACGTCGAGCTGGCCAGACGGATGCTGAACCTGTGA
- the uhpB gene encoding signal transduction histidine-protein kinase/phosphatase UhpB — MTQRLITQLALFFIYAASAFCLWGIGTALIDPPWQALLLFPFGLRMGILLQSPYRFWPGILLADLLLMALLADQFGYGPALWASVAVLVLTVLLSLLASPWLLRHQQSDSEWRWPLLQGAVVAAAALLQALVWQLVSGEGARALLLGLTGGFTIAPTCLLLWHYLARQIWVPLEPGLIHKPVELRLGHLASYLLLFAFSIWLQQQVNAAELRRFAPFCLAIPIVFMSYRYGWQGALLATLLNGVALMVNEPPQPESHRDLLLSLLAQSLTGLLLGAGIQRQRELNQQLRLRLAENRQLARALVTAEEQTRREVARELHDEVGQTITVIRTQASIVKRLAPEPAVIGCADAIDALALRVYDGVHDVLTQLWPAALNNLPLSAAVAAMLRESLPQDASLVSSLQWQVPDELLDETLKITLYRVCQEGVTNVCRHAGASRLELDARLQPRKGAAPLIALTIRDNGLGFDAENHQPGYGLRGMQERISALGGSLRFTAERGACLSVILPTVSPAQAPN; from the coding sequence GTGACGCAGCGCCTGATCACCCAGCTGGCGCTGTTTTTCATCTACGCCGCCAGCGCGTTTTGCCTGTGGGGCATCGGCACTGCGCTGATCGACCCGCCCTGGCAGGCGCTGCTGTTGTTCCCATTCGGCCTGCGCATGGGCATTTTGCTGCAGAGCCCGTACCGTTTCTGGCCGGGGATCCTGCTGGCCGATCTGCTGCTGATGGCGCTGCTGGCGGACCAGTTCGGTTACGGCCCGGCGCTGTGGGCGTCGGTGGCGGTGCTGGTGTTGACGGTGCTGCTCAGCCTGCTGGCCTCGCCGTGGCTGTTGCGCCATCAGCAGAGCGACAGCGAATGGCGGTGGCCGCTGTTGCAGGGCGCGGTGGTGGCCGCCGCCGCCTTGCTGCAGGCGCTGGTGTGGCAGCTGGTGAGCGGCGAAGGCGCCCGCGCGCTGCTGCTCGGCCTGACCGGCGGTTTCACCATCGCGCCGACCTGCCTGCTGTTGTGGCACTATCTGGCGCGCCAAATCTGGGTGCCGCTGGAGCCGGGGCTGATCCACAAGCCGGTGGAGCTGCGCCTCGGCCACCTGGCCAGCTATCTGCTGCTGTTTGCGTTCAGCATCTGGCTGCAGCAGCAGGTGAACGCCGCCGAGCTGCGCCGTTTCGCGCCGTTCTGCCTGGCCATTCCTATCGTGTTCATGTCTTACCGCTACGGCTGGCAGGGCGCGCTGTTGGCGACGCTGCTCAACGGCGTGGCGCTGATGGTCAACGAGCCGCCGCAGCCGGAGTCGCACCGCGATCTGCTGCTGTCGCTGCTGGCCCAAAGCCTGACCGGGCTGCTGCTGGGCGCCGGCATTCAGCGCCAGCGCGAGCTGAATCAGCAACTTCGGCTGCGGCTGGCGGAGAACCGCCAGCTGGCGCGGGCGCTGGTGACGGCGGAGGAGCAAACCCGGCGCGAGGTGGCGCGCGAGCTGCACGATGAAGTGGGGCAGACCATCACTGTGATCCGCACCCAGGCCAGCATCGTCAAGCGCCTGGCGCCGGAACCGGCGGTGATCGGCTGCGCCGACGCCATCGATGCGTTGGCACTGCGGGTCTACGACGGGGTGCACGACGTGCTGACCCAGCTGTGGCCGGCGGCGCTGAACAACCTGCCGCTGTCGGCGGCGGTGGCGGCGATGCTGCGGGAGTCGCTGCCGCAGGACGCGTCGCTGGTGAGCAGCCTGCAATGGCAGGTGCCGGACGAGCTGCTGGATGAAACGCTGAAAATCACGCTGTACCGGGTGTGTCAGGAAGGGGTGACCAATGTGTGCCGCCACGCCGGCGCCAGCCGCCTGGAGCTGGACGCGCGCCTGCAGCCGCGCAAAGGCGCCGCGCCGCTGATCGCCCTGACCATCCGCGACAACGGCTTGGGTTTCGATGCGGAAAACCATCAGCCGGGGTATGGCCTGCGCGGTATGCAGGAGCGCATCAGCGCCCTCGGCGGCAGCCTGCGGTTCACCGCTGAACGGGGCGCCTGTTTGAGTGTGATCTTGCCCACAGTTTCACCGGCGCAAGCGCCAAACTAG
- a CDS encoding MFS transporter, protein MWSFLKSRSDAPQVTDQRQIDASYKYWRIQLMCTMYIGYAAFYFTRKSFNFIMPAMLSDLGLTMSDVGILGTLFYITYGCSKFISGMISDRSNPRYFMGLGLIMTGVLNIFFGLSSSLLMLGTLWILNAFFQGWGWPPCSKILTSWYSRSERGSWWAIWNTSHNVGGALIPLLVGFISLHFSWRYGMIIPGIIGVVLGLLMCWRLRDKPSTLGLPSVGKWRNDAMELVQESEGQGLSNREIIKRYVLTNKYIWLLAVSYVLVYIVRTAINDWGNLYLTQEKGYSLMTANSAISLFEVGGFIGSLVAGWGSDKLFRGNRGPMNLIFAIGIFLSVAALWLMPGVTYLLQACCFFAIGFFIFGPQMLIGMAAAECSHKDAAGAATGFVGLFAYLGAALSGYPIARVMEIWHWNGFFVVISIAACLSALFLLPFLRAQTPALKTANA, encoded by the coding sequence ATGTGGTCTTTCCTTAAAAGCCGCTCGGACGCGCCGCAGGTCACCGATCAACGGCAGATCGACGCCAGCTACAAATACTGGCGCATCCAGCTGATGTGCACCATGTACATCGGCTACGCCGCGTTTTACTTCACGCGCAAAAGCTTCAACTTCATCATGCCGGCGATGCTGAGCGATCTGGGCCTGACGATGTCCGACGTCGGCATCCTCGGCACGCTGTTCTACATCACCTACGGCTGCTCGAAATTCATTTCCGGCATGATCAGCGATCGCTCCAACCCGCGTTACTTTATGGGGCTGGGCCTGATCATGACCGGGGTGCTGAATATCTTCTTCGGCCTCAGTTCGTCGCTGCTGATGCTGGGCACGCTGTGGATCCTCAACGCCTTCTTCCAGGGCTGGGGCTGGCCGCCGTGCTCCAAAATCCTCACCAGCTGGTATTCGCGCTCCGAGCGCGGCAGCTGGTGGGCGATCTGGAACACTTCGCACAACGTCGGCGGCGCGCTGATCCCGCTGCTGGTGGGCTTTATCTCGCTGCACTTCAGCTGGCGTTACGGCATGATCATTCCCGGCATCATCGGCGTGGTGTTGGGGCTGCTGATGTGCTGGCGCCTGCGCGACAAGCCATCCACCCTGGGGCTGCCGAGCGTCGGCAAATGGCGTAACGACGCCATGGAGCTGGTGCAGGAATCGGAAGGCCAGGGGCTGAGCAACCGCGAGATCATCAAACGCTACGTGCTGACCAACAAGTACATCTGGCTGCTGGCGGTCTCTTATGTGCTGGTGTACATCGTGCGCACCGCGATCAACGACTGGGGCAACCTCTACCTGACGCAGGAAAAGGGCTATTCGCTGATGACCGCCAACTCGGCCATTTCGCTGTTTGAAGTGGGCGGCTTTATCGGTTCGCTGGTGGCCGGTTGGGGCTCCGACAAGCTGTTCCGCGGCAACCGCGGCCCGATGAACCTGATCTTCGCCATCGGTATCTTCCTGTCGGTGGCGGCGCTGTGGCTGATGCCGGGCGTGACCTACCTGCTGCAGGCCTGCTGCTTCTTCGCCATCGGCTTCTTCATCTTCGGCCCGCAGATGCTGATCGGCATGGCGGCGGCGGAGTGCTCGCACAAGGATGCGGCGGGTGCGGCGACCGGTTTCGTCGGCCTGTTCGCCTACCTGGGCGCGGCGCTGTCCGGCTACCCGATTGCGCGGGTGATGGAGATCTGGCACTGGAACGGCTTCTTCGTGGTGATTTCCATCGCCGCCTGCCTGTCGGCGCTGTTCCTGCTGCCGTTCCTGCGTGCGCAGACGCCGGCGCTGAAAACTGCCAACGCCTGA